The following coding sequences are from one Rutidosis leptorrhynchoides isolate AG116_Rl617_1_P2 chromosome 11, CSIRO_AGI_Rlap_v1, whole genome shotgun sequence window:
- the LOC139876897 gene encoding protein NCA1-like, which produces MTPVGPFVKAARPDDGPSKRLSDNQNKQQGCPMSKEGQNKQQGCPMSKDAQTKQQGCPMSKEAQNEIKQDSGESNVIPAKCPFGYDSQTFKIGPFSCLICQALLFESSRCVPCTHVFCKACISRFNDCPLCGADIEKIEADANLQSVVDRFIDGHARIKRSPLDTDEKQVVGEKKTVIYEDVSLERGAFLVQQAMRAFRANNVESAKSRLSICAQDIREQLEVSGNTSELCSQLGAVLGMLGDCCRAMGDGNSAVTYFDESVTFLSKVETDDVEVTHTLSVSLNKIGDLKYYEGDLQSARDHYFRALDVRRNAIKDSSKAPSQVLDVAVSLAKVADVDRNLNADDSATEGFQEAINLLESLKIDSEENALEQRRLSVLDFLNGQLSKKQSN; this is translated from the exons ATGACACCTGTTGGTCCTTTTGTTAAAGCAGCTCGACCTGATGACGGGCCTTCGAAAAGGTTAAGTGATAACCAAAATAAGCAGCAAGGTTGCCCAATGAGTAAAGAAGGTCAAAATAAACAACAAGGTTGCCCAATGAGTAAAGATGCTCAAACTAAACAACAGGGATGTCCAATGAGTAAGGAAGCTCAAAACGAGATTAAGCAAGATTCGGGGGAGTCTAATGTCATTCCCGCCAAATGCCCTTTTGGATATGATTCTCAAACTTTCAAGATAGGCCCTTTTAGTTGCCTAATATGCCAAGCGCTACTTTTCGAGAGTAGCCGATGTGTTCCTTGTACCCACGTGTTTTGCAA AGCATGCATATCACGGTTCAACGATTGTCCTTTATGTGGGGCCGACATTGAGAAGATAGAAGCTGATGCTAATCTTCAAAGTGTAGTGGATCGGTTTATTGATGGGCACGCTAGGATTAAGCGATCTCCACTTGATACAGACGAAAAACAAGTAGTTGGTGAGAAAAAAACAGTGATATATGAAGATGTATCCTTGGAGAGGGGTGCGTTCTTGGTGCAACAAGCCATGAGA GCATTTCGTGCAAATAATGTAGAAAGTGCGAAATCAAGACTAAGTATCTGTGCACAAGACATACGAGAACAGCTTGAAGTATCAGGGAACACATCGGAATTATGCTCACAGTTAGGAGCTGTTTTGGGTATGCTTGGTGACTGCtg TCGTGCAATGGGAGATGGTAATTCTGCAGTTACTTATTTTGATGAGAGTGTTACTTTCCTTTCAAAAGTAGAAACAGATGATGTAGAG GTAACACATACACTTTCAGTTTCTTTAAATAAAATTGGCGATCTTAAATACTATGAAGGTGACTTGCAATCTGCAAGGGATCATTACTTTCGAGCTTTAGATGTTCGTCGCAATGCTATTAAAGATTCTTCTAAAGCTCCATCTCAG GTTCTGGATGTGGCTGTATCTCTTGCAAAAGTTGCTGACGTGGATAGAAATCTTAATGCGGATGACTCTGCAACAGAAGGGTTTCAAGAAGCCATAAATTTGTTGGAATCTTTAAAAATAGACTCTGAAGAAAATGCATTGGAACAGAGG AGACTTTCGGTGTTGGATTTTCTCAACGGTCAACTCTCAAAGAAGCAATCCAACTGA